From Brassica oleracea var. oleracea cultivar TO1000 chromosome C3, BOL, whole genome shotgun sequence, a single genomic window includes:
- the LOC106333891 gene encoding transcription factor bHLH54 codes for MDVFVDGELESLLGMFNFDQCSSSKEDKPQDEMLSLSSLYNGHLHHHHQNNVLSSDQHAFLIPDMFPFGVMPRGNLPTMLDSWDQNHFQETATLKRKLLNVENPHNTNSNCDVTRQELVKPKKKQRVSQESNTADESNTNWRDGQSQSNSSDDEKASVKSVKGKTRATKGTATDPQSLYARKRREKINERLKTLQNLVPNGTKVDISTMLEEAVHYVKFLQLQIKLLSSDELWMYAPLAYNGLDMGFHHNLLSRLM; via the exons ATGGACGTTTTTGTTGATGGTGAATTGGAGTCTCTCCTGGGGATGTTCAACTTTGATCAGTGTTCATCATCTAAGGAGGATAAACCGCAAGATGAGATGCTTAGCCTCTCTAGCCTTTACAATGGCCATCTTCATCACCATCATCAGAACAACGTCTTGTCTTCTGACCAACATGCTTTCTTGATTCCTGATATGTTCCCATTTGGCGTGATGCCGAGAGGGAATCTTCCGACCATGCTTGATTCTTGGGATCAAAATCACTTCCAAGAAACGGCAACGCTTAAGAGGAAACTACTTAACGTAGAGAATCCACACAATACTAACTCTAACTGTGACGTCACAAGACAA GAGCTTGTCAAACCCAAAAAAAAGCAGAGGGTAAGCCAGGAAAGCAATACAGCCGACGAAAGCAACACTAACTGGAGAGATGGTCAGAGCCAAAGCAACAGTTCAGACGATGAAAAGGCTTCGGTCAAAAGTGTTAAAGGGAAAACAAGAGCCACGAAAGGGACAGCTACTGATCCTCAAAGCCTTTATGCTCGG AAACGAAGAGAGAAGATTAACGAAAGGCTCAAGACACTACAAAACCTTGTACCGAACGGGACAAAAGTCGATATAAGCACGATGCTTGAAGAAGCGGTCCATTACGTGAAGTTCTTGCAGCTTCAAATCAAG TTGTTGAGCTCGGATGAGCTATGGATGTACGCACCATTGGCTTACAATGGACTTGACATGGGATTCCATCACAACCTTTTGTCTCGGCTTATGTGA